A stretch of the Synechocystis sp. PCC 7338 genome encodes the following:
- a CDS encoding CHAT domain-containing protein: MGSKTSRFWQRLIAIGLLWSGLWMGPTASQTMPNSDARTLYKAGVEQFNQEQLPAAIELWQKALAIFEQNGDRRGMGDCLYELGFAYYWLGEYDQAISNYQKSLLIAEEFADVQRQGTLWGYLADAYFYAPAYAGRQDLIISAAEKSLTLAEASGDYLRQWFSHHRLGEVHNGLGNYAQALHHYQLALAVAEILQDPSLQRLALASVGLIHIRQENYRPALEIWQREYGLRQQLGETEGAAESLQLLGFAAYWLNDYGQAIHYYQKSLELARATEQRKTEQLSLAGLGDAYYYVGDYAQAQQFHRDSLTIAEELEDWEVMATLYNALGTDYYTLEQPQEAIAYYEKSLDLAQKLQSRGNTFANALSGLGQIYLTQNQPSQALDYFHQSLEVYRAMGNRYNEGAALSNIGHVYLQQKRYDQAIANFQRRLAISEEIEEIHGQAQALGEIGLTLILQKKYAEAEAPLRTSLALSESIRDKLKEDQLKVSFFDTQASVYRLLQLVLIKQNRVERALEIAERGRARAFAELLAQQLDPQDRRINLESPDLETIRATVQREQTTVVQYSLIDEVNQLYIWVIQPDGKIQFRQTDLGGLEPLPQVNIGQTVTLAQRAIAGQRPQALLANPTPHNPLWQLEQILIEPIAELLPQDPNQAVIFIPQGPLFSVPFPALTNDRGEALIDRHIPRTMPSLQVLALTQQLETKVPGQGDSPNSKGRNSDLIVGNPILADSLQQSPYGLGNLPHAEAEAVAIGQLLQTKPWLGKEATLTAIMPQVPEARVIHLATHGLLDNFRQGGLPGAIALTPEGENNGLWTANDIVQLDIQAKLVVLSACDTGRGKITGDGVLGLSRAWLTAGAKSVLVSLWFVPDEPTALLMTNFYQNLAKGENSATALRDAMVTVRQKYPRPVNWAGFTVMGASETLFVP; this comes from the coding sequence ATGGGAAGCAAAACCTCTAGGTTCTGGCAAAGGTTGATCGCCATTGGTCTGCTGTGGAGCGGCCTATGGATGGGCCCCACGGCCAGTCAAACCATGCCCAACAGCGATGCCCGCACTCTATACAAAGCTGGTGTAGAACAATTCAACCAAGAACAACTTCCCGCCGCCATCGAATTGTGGCAGAAGGCCCTGGCAATATTTGAACAAAATGGCGATCGCCGGGGCATGGGAGACTGTCTCTATGAATTAGGCTTTGCTTACTATTGGTTGGGGGAATATGACCAAGCGATCAGCAATTACCAAAAAAGCTTACTGATCGCCGAAGAATTTGCCGATGTACAAAGACAGGGAACGCTATGGGGCTACCTTGCGGATGCCTATTTCTATGCTCCTGCCTACGCTGGACGCCAGGACTTGATTATCTCTGCGGCGGAAAAAAGTTTAACCCTGGCCGAAGCGAGCGGGGACTACCTGCGGCAGTGGTTTAGCCATCACCGTTTAGGGGAAGTACACAATGGTCTGGGAAATTATGCCCAAGCTCTGCACCATTACCAACTGGCTTTGGCAGTGGCAGAAATTCTTCAAGATCCCTCACTACAACGGTTAGCCCTTGCCAGTGTGGGTTTAATCCATATTCGCCAAGAAAATTACCGGCCAGCATTGGAAATTTGGCAAAGGGAATATGGTCTGCGCCAGCAGTTAGGGGAAACGGAAGGGGCCGCCGAAAGTCTGCAACTTTTGGGTTTTGCGGCCTACTGGCTCAATGATTATGGCCAAGCCATTCATTACTATCAAAAAAGTCTGGAATTAGCCCGGGCCACTGAACAACGGAAAACGGAGCAGTTATCCCTGGCTGGGCTGGGGGATGCCTATTATTACGTGGGGGACTATGCCCAAGCTCAACAATTTCACCGGGATAGTTTGACCATTGCCGAGGAACTGGAAGATTGGGAAGTAATGGCAACCCTCTACAACGCTTTGGGCACCGATTATTACACCTTGGAACAACCGCAAGAGGCGATCGCCTATTACGAAAAATCCTTAGATTTAGCCCAAAAGTTACAATCCCGGGGCAATACCTTTGCCAATGCTCTATCGGGGTTGGGGCAGATTTACCTTACCCAAAATCAACCTTCCCAAGCCCTGGACTATTTTCACCAAAGCCTAGAAGTTTATCGGGCCATGGGTAATCGTTATAACGAAGGGGCCGCCCTCAGTAACATTGGCCATGTTTACCTCCAACAAAAACGCTATGACCAGGCGATCGCCAACTTCCAACGACGTTTAGCCATTTCGGAGGAGATTGAAGAAATCCATGGCCAAGCCCAAGCTTTGGGGGAAATTGGTCTGACGTTAATATTGCAGAAGAAATATGCCGAGGCAGAAGCACCATTGAGGACAAGTTTGGCCCTATCGGAATCGATCCGGGACAAGTTGAAGGAAGATCAACTCAAAGTTTCCTTTTTTGATACCCAAGCCTCTGTCTATCGCCTATTGCAATTAGTACTGATTAAGCAAAACCGAGTCGAACGGGCCCTGGAAATTGCGGAACGAGGCCGGGCTCGGGCCTTTGCGGAATTATTAGCCCAGCAACTAGACCCCCAGGATCGGCGGATTAACCTAGAATCCCCTGACTTAGAAACCATACGGGCCACGGTTCAGCGGGAACAGACCACGGTGGTACAGTATTCCCTGATTGATGAAGTTAATCAACTTTATATTTGGGTCATCCAACCAGACGGCAAAATTCAATTTCGCCAGACAGATCTAGGGGGTCTAGAGCCATTGCCCCAAGTAAATATCGGCCAAACTGTCACCTTGGCCCAAAGGGCGATCGCCGGTCAACGACCCCAAGCACTATTAGCTAATCCAACCCCCCATAATCCCCTCTGGCAATTGGAGCAAATTTTGATCGAACCCATTGCGGAGCTTCTTCCCCAAGATCCCAACCAAGCGGTCATTTTTATTCCCCAAGGCCCTCTCTTTTCCGTGCCCTTTCCCGCCTTAACCAATGACAGAGGCGAAGCTTTAATAGACCGTCATATTCCCCGCACTATGCCTTCATTGCAGGTTTTGGCCCTCACCCAACAGTTGGAAACAAAAGTTCCTGGTCAAGGTGATTCTCCGAACAGTAAAGGGCGCAACTCTGACCTCATTGTCGGTAACCCCATCCTGGCGGATAGTCTGCAACAATCCCCCTATGGCCTGGGCAACCTCCCCCACGCAGAAGCGGAAGCAGTGGCGATCGGGCAACTATTGCAAACTAAACCCTGGCTGGGTAAAGAAGCTACCCTAACTGCGATTATGCCCCAGGTGCCCGAAGCTAGGGTCATCCACCTTGCCACCCATGGATTGCTGGACAATTTTCGCCAGGGAGGTCTGCCAGGGGCGATCGCCTTAACACCGGAGGGAGAAAATAACGGCTTATGGACCGCCAATGACATTGTGCAACTCGACATACAGGCAAAATTAGTAGTGTTGAGCGCCTGTGACACGGGACGGGGAAAAATTACCGGGGATGGGGTGTTGGGACTATCCCGGGCTTGGTTAACGGCAGGAGCTAAAAGTGTACTGGTTTCCCTCTGGTTTGTGCCCGACGAACCCACAGCTCTGTTGATGACCAATTTTTACCAAAACCTAGCCAAGGGAGAAAACAGTGCCACCGCCCTTAGGGACGCCATGGTGACAGTCCGGCAAAAATATCCCAGACCAGTCAATTGGGCCGGCTTTACGGTAATGGGAGCCAGCGAAACCTTGTTCGTACCATAA
- a CDS encoding MFS transporter: protein MTQSLSAEKLHFTTKLAYGAGDFGPAITANILVFYLLFFLTDVAGVPAALAGSVLMIGKIFDAINDPIIGLLSDRTRSRWGRRLPWMLAGMIPFALLNSAQWLIPDFSDDRLTNQWGLFAYYVAIAMAFNLCYTTVNLPYTALTPELTQNYNERTRLNSFRFFFSIGGSILSLILYILIAAGLPDRPQAQFAQLGVMVSVLSLSALLWSALRLQEKGKDPILSPCLRRRLAPLLMTAGITLIALAIARSLNLLGGSGFDYISFFLILLGLIWGGFGFTLRDSAVEEHLQKIENSPNPEATESLPLLKQLKIAFSNRAFLFVIGIYLCSWLAVQLTASILVYFVVSWMGLSEQQSGTIALAVQGTALVMLFIWQALAQFLDKKVIYFLGSMVWMGAEVGLWLVQPGQVALLYTLAIFAGVGVSVAYLIPWSMIPDVVDLDELNTGKRREGVFYAFMVLLQKVGLALGLFLVGLTLEASGFIARIPGEPIPVQPDSALWAIRFAVAPLPAFFLLGGLVLAIFYPITRAVHSDIRQQLQARHQKAL from the coding sequence ATGACCCAATCCCTTTCCGCCGAAAAACTTCACTTCACCACCAAGCTGGCCTACGGAGCAGGGGATTTTGGCCCAGCCATTACGGCCAACATTTTGGTGTTTTACCTGCTGTTTTTCCTCACGGATGTGGCAGGAGTGCCGGCGGCCCTGGCGGGTAGTGTGCTGATGATTGGCAAAATTTTTGATGCCATCAATGACCCAATTATTGGCTTGTTGAGTGACCGTACCCGCAGTCGTTGGGGGCGACGTTTACCTTGGATGTTGGCGGGGATGATTCCCTTTGCCCTATTGAATTCTGCCCAGTGGTTAATTCCAGATTTCAGCGACGATCGCCTGACTAATCAATGGGGTTTGTTTGCCTACTACGTGGCGATCGCCATGGCATTTAATCTGTGTTACACCACGGTTAATTTGCCTTACACTGCCCTAACACCGGAATTGACCCAAAACTATAACGAGCGCACCAGATTAAATAGTTTTCGGTTTTTCTTTTCCATTGGTGGCAGTATTCTCTCTCTAATTCTTTACATTCTCATCGCCGCTGGTTTACCTGATCGTCCCCAGGCGCAATTTGCCCAGTTGGGGGTGATGGTTTCCGTGCTTTCCCTCTCTGCTTTACTTTGGAGTGCTTTAAGACTGCAAGAAAAGGGCAAAGACCCCATTCTTTCCCCGTGCCTGCGTCGGCGTTTAGCGCCCCTATTAATGACTGCTGGTATTACTTTAATTGCTTTGGCGATCGCCAGAAGCCTTAACTTACTGGGGGGAAGCGGCTTTGACTATATCAGCTTTTTTCTGATTCTACTGGGACTAATCTGGGGGGGATTTGGTTTTACCCTGCGGGACAGCGCCGTAGAAGAACATCTACAAAAGATTGAAAATTCCCCTAACCCTGAAGCTACAGAAAGTTTACCCCTGCTGAAACAACTCAAAATTGCTTTCAGTAACCGGGCTTTTCTATTCGTCATTGGTATTTATCTCTGTTCCTGGTTGGCAGTACAACTCACCGCATCAATTCTGGTTTATTTTGTTGTCAGTTGGATGGGCTTAAGCGAGCAACAATCCGGCACGATCGCCCTGGCCGTCCAGGGTACAGCCCTGGTGATGCTATTTATCTGGCAGGCCCTGGCCCAGTTTTTAGATAAAAAAGTTATTTACTTCCTCGGCTCCATGGTGTGGATGGGAGCAGAAGTGGGTCTCTGGTTAGTGCAACCGGGACAGGTCGCTTTACTGTACACCCTAGCTATTTTTGCTGGGGTGGGGGTATCGGTTGCCTACCTCATTCCCTGGTCCATGATTCCAGATGTGGTGGATTTGGACGAATTAAACACTGGCAAACGGCGGGAGGGAGTTTTCTACGCCTTTATGGTGCTACTGCAGAAAGTTGGTTTAGCCCTTGGCCTATTTTTAGTGGGGCTAACTCTAGAAGCGTCCGGTTTCATTGCCCGTATTCCCGGGGAACCCATTCCCGTCCAACCTGATAGTGCCCTCTGGGCCATTCGTTTTGCTGTCGCTCCCTTGCCAGCTTTCTTTCTACTGGGGGGACTGGTGTTAGCTATCTTTTATCCCATTACCAGGGCTGTCCACAGCGACATTCGTCAACAATTACAAGCTCGCCATCAAAAGGCACTCTAA
- a CDS encoding DUF2232 domain-containing protein — translation MAFPADRSPNTEINKVVNDSGEVAETVDKDNWVDAGDREMEAVTTPQELPLSRQQPVLKSPATLAMVESAFLASMVSIIWLINYYFPIGPLLRILFPLPLALVYLRWRSPAAIKGMIAAGLLLSVLMGPTRSVVFVIPYGLMSLQLGFCWVRNASWGFSIFTGALIGTFGFFFRFWLFSFLLGENLWQYVMGQITNLVDWLFLQFNILAQPDVLLVQILAVAMVFLNSLIYMVAVHLTALLILDRLGNPIPRPPQWLKVILDYDY, via the coding sequence ATGGCTTTTCCTGCTGATCGATCGCCAAATACTGAGATTAACAAGGTTGTGAATGACTCCGGAGAAGTGGCGGAAACCGTAGACAAAGATAACTGGGTTGATGCGGGGGACAGGGAGATGGAGGCGGTAACTACCCCCCAAGAATTACCCCTGAGCCGCCAACAGCCAGTGTTGAAATCGCCGGCAACCCTTGCCATGGTGGAAAGTGCTTTTCTGGCCAGCATGGTCAGCATTATTTGGCTGATTAATTATTATTTTCCCATTGGCCCCCTGTTACGGATTCTGTTTCCCCTCCCCCTGGCATTAGTTTATCTGCGTTGGCGATCGCCGGCGGCCATTAAGGGCATGATTGCGGCGGGATTATTGCTTTCGGTGTTGATGGGCCCCACCCGGAGTGTGGTCTTTGTCATTCCCTATGGGCTGATGAGTTTGCAGTTGGGATTCTGCTGGGTGAGGAATGCATCCTGGGGCTTTTCCATTTTTACCGGCGCACTCATTGGCACCTTCGGCTTCTTCTTCCGCTTTTGGCTATTTTCCTTTTTGCTGGGGGAAAATCTTTGGCAGTACGTCATGGGACAGATCACCAACCTAGTTGATTGGCTATTTTTGCAGTTCAATATTTTGGCCCAACCAGACGTGTTGTTGGTACAAATCTTAGCGGTGGCGATGGTTTTCCTCAACAGTCTGATTTATATGGTGGCAGTGCATTTAACCGCTCTCTTAATTTTGGATCGTCTGGGTAATCCCATTCCCCGCCCGCCCCAATGGTTAAAGGTGATTTTGGATTATGATTATTAG
- a CDS encoding Crp/Fnr family transcriptional regulator yields MGNSPQDSEFTERLRQEVPFFEGFGQEILQQAIVHVSIRSHPANQVILLEHDWGGSVYFIMDGWVKIRTHNVDGREVTLNIVGRGEIVGEMAAIEEAPRSTDVITLTPAEVCSVPALEFYNFLKTEPMAGIRLAQIIARRLRQLNRRLRLREAESLTRVADTLLFLAEGRGRDTDKGVIIPNLPHRELSSISGLARETVTRCLTKLEKRGLIHREQDFISVANLNDLEDLIS; encoded by the coding sequence ATGGGCAATAGTCCCCAGGATTCGGAGTTTACTGAACGTTTAAGGCAGGAAGTCCCCTTTTTTGAAGGATTTGGGCAGGAAATATTGCAACAAGCCATTGTCCATGTTTCCATTCGCAGTCACCCGGCAAACCAAGTTATTCTCCTCGAGCATGACTGGGGCGGCTCGGTATATTTCATCATGGATGGCTGGGTTAAAATCCGTACCCATAATGTGGATGGTAGGGAGGTAACCCTCAACATTGTCGGCCGGGGAGAGATTGTGGGGGAAATGGCGGCGATCGAAGAAGCGCCCCGTTCCACTGATGTCATTACCCTCACCCCGGCGGAAGTATGCAGTGTGCCGGCATTGGAGTTTTACAATTTTCTCAAAACAGAACCCATGGCGGGCATTCGTTTAGCTCAGATTATTGCCCGTCGTTTGCGGCAACTTAACCGTCGTTTGCGGCTGAGGGAGGCGGAAAGTTTAACCAGGGTGGCGGATACCCTTCTATTTTTGGCGGAAGGTCGAGGGAGGGATACGGACAAAGGGGTAATTATTCCCAATTTACCTCACCGAGAATTGAGTAGTATTAGTGGGTTAGCAAGGGAAACGGTGACCCGTTGCCTAACCAAGCTGGAAAAACGCGGCTTAATCCATCGAGAGCAGGATTTTATTAGTGTCGCCAATCTCAATGATTTGGAGGATCTAATTTCTTGA
- a CDS encoding NAD(P)H-quinone oxidoreductase subunit J, which yields MAEEVNSPNEAVNPQEETAIAPVGPVSTWLTTNGFEHQSLTADHLGVEMVQVEADLLLPLCTALYAYGFNYLQCQGAYDEGPGKSLVSFYHLVKLAEDTRNPEEVRLKVFLPRENPVVPSVYWIWKAADWQERECYDMFGIVYEGHPNLKRILMPEDWVGWPLRKDYISPDFYELQDAY from the coding sequence GTGGCTGAGGAAGTGAACTCCCCCAATGAAGCTGTTAATCCCCAAGAGGAGACGGCGATCGCCCCGGTGGGGCCTGTATCCACCTGGTTGACCACCAATGGTTTTGAGCACCAGAGCTTAACGGCGGATCACCTGGGGGTGGAAATGGTGCAAGTGGAAGCGGATTTGCTTCTGCCCCTTTGTACGGCTTTGTATGCCTATGGGTTTAACTATTTGCAGTGCCAGGGAGCCTACGATGAAGGGCCGGGTAAATCCTTGGTGAGTTTTTACCATCTGGTGAAGTTGGCTGAAGATACCCGTAACCCGGAAGAGGTACGGCTGAAGGTATTTTTACCCAGGGAAAATCCCGTCGTGCCTTCTGTGTACTGGATTTGGAAGGCGGCGGACTGGCAAGAACGGGAATGCTACGACATGTTCGGCATTGTCTATGAAGGTCACCCCAATTTAAAACGGATTTTAATGCCGGAGGATTGGGTAGGCTGGCCCCTACGCAAGGATTATATTTCCCCCGACTTTTACGAACTCCAGGATGCTTATTAA
- the ndhK gene encoding photosynthetic/respiratory NAD(P)H-quinone oxidoreductase subunit K, which yields MSPNPANLTDLERVSTAKILNPASRSQVTQDLSENVILTTVDDLYNWAKLSSLWPLLYGTACCFIEFAALIGSRFDFDRFGLVPRSSPRQADLIITAGTITMKMAPALVRLYEEMPEPKYVIAMGACTITGGMFSSDSTTAVRGVDKLIPVDVYIPGCPPRPEAIFDAIIKLRKKVANESIQERAITQQTHRYYSTSHQMKMVAPILDGKYLQQGTRSAPPRELQEAMGMPVPPALTTSQQKEQLNRG from the coding sequence ATGAGTCCCAACCCTGCTAACCTCACTGACCTGGAACGGGTCTCCACGGCCAAGATTCTTAACCCTGCTAGCCGTAGTCAGGTCACCCAAGACCTCTCGGAAAATGTCATTTTGACCACGGTGGATGATCTCTATAATTGGGCCAAACTCTCTAGTCTCTGGCCTTTGTTGTATGGCACTGCCTGTTGCTTCATTGAATTTGCGGCCCTGATCGGTTCCCGCTTCGATTTTGATCGCTTTGGTTTGGTGCCCCGTTCTAGCCCCCGGCAAGCGGACTTGATCATTACTGCCGGGACCATCACCATGAAAATGGCCCCCGCCCTGGTGCGTCTCTATGAAGAGATGCCAGAACCAAAATACGTCATTGCCATGGGGGCCTGCACCATTACCGGCGGCATGTTTAGCAGTGATTCCACCACAGCGGTGCGGGGGGTAGATAAGCTAATTCCCGTAGATGTATATATTCCCGGCTGCCCTCCCCGCCCAGAGGCCATTTTTGATGCGATTATTAAACTGCGTAAAAAGGTGGCCAATGAATCTATCCAAGAACGGGCCATCACCCAGCAAACCCATCGTTACTACAGCACTTCCCACCAAATGAAGATGGTGGCACCGATTTTGGACGGCAAGTATTTACAACAGGGTACCCGTTCCGCTCCCCCCCGGGAGTTGCAGGAGGCCATGGGAATGCCTGTGCCCCCCGCTTTGACCACCTCTCAACAAAAGGAGCAATTAAACCGTGGCTGA
- the ndhC gene encoding photosynthetic/respiratory NAD(P)H-quinone oxidoreductase subunit C, whose product MFVLTGYEYFLGFLFICSLVPVLALTASKLLRPRSGGPERQTTYESGMEPIGGAWIQFNIRYYMFALVFVVFDVETVFLYPWAVAFNQLGLLAFVEALIFIAILVVALVYAWRKGALEWS is encoded by the coding sequence GTGTTTGTTTTAACCGGTTACGAATATTTTCTTGGCTTTCTCTTTATTTGTTCCCTGGTGCCAGTGTTGGCCCTAACTGCATCCAAACTCCTCCGACCCAGGAGTGGTGGCCCGGAGCGGCAAACCACCTACGAATCCGGCATGGAACCCATTGGGGGAGCCTGGATTCAATTCAACATCCGCTACTACATGTTCGCCCTGGTGTTTGTGGTCTTCGATGTGGAGACGGTGTTTCTTTATCCCTGGGCCGTTGCTTTTAATCAATTGGGCCTGTTAGCCTTTGTAGAAGCATTGATCTTCATTGCCATTTTGGTGGTTGCCCTGGTCTACGCTTGGCGCAAAGGGGCTCTGGAGTGGTCCTAA
- the thrC gene encoding threonine synthase: MIFCHSFTMPPSAPNSTVLPSATPACPQSSACRWRGLIETYRPYLPVSDQTPVVTLLEGNTPLIPAPAIAKRIGKDVRVFVKYDGLNPTGSFKDRGMTMAISKAKEAGAKAVICASTGNTSAAAAAYARRAGLRAFVIIPDGYVALGKLGQALIYGAEVIAIDGNFDDALTTVRKLSEHYPVTLVNSVNPYRLEGQKTAAFEIVDVLGQAPDWLCIPVGNAGNITAYWMGFCQYKELGKGDRLPRMMGFQAARSAPFIEGHPISHPETLATAIRIGNPANWEKAWAASKASNGEFHPVTDAEILEAYRILAAEEGVFCEPASAASVAGLLKRKDEVPAGATVVCVLTGNGLKDPDCAVNNSGNEVKAGLKPDLDVVAKAMGF; encoded by the coding sequence ATGATTTTTTGTCATTCTTTCACTATGCCTCCATCCGCCCCAAATTCGACAGTGTTGCCCAGTGCTACCCCCGCCTGTCCCCAGAGTTCGGCCTGTCGTTGGCGTGGATTGATTGAAACCTATCGTCCCTATTTGCCGGTGTCCGACCAAACTCCGGTGGTGACCCTGTTGGAGGGCAATACTCCTCTCATTCCTGCCCCGGCGATCGCCAAACGCATTGGCAAGGACGTGCGGGTATTTGTCAAGTACGACGGTCTGAACCCCACTGGCAGTTTCAAAGACCGGGGCATGACCATGGCCATTTCCAAGGCCAAAGAAGCAGGGGCCAAAGCAGTAATTTGTGCTAGCACGGGCAACACCTCAGCGGCGGCGGCGGCCTATGCCAGAAGGGCTGGGTTGCGGGCTTTTGTAATTATTCCCGATGGCTATGTTGCCCTAGGAAAACTAGGTCAGGCTTTAATTTACGGGGCGGAAGTAATTGCCATTGACGGCAATTTTGATGATGCTTTGACTACAGTACGTAAATTGTCGGAACATTACCCCGTTACCCTGGTGAATTCCGTTAATCCCTACCGCTTGGAGGGTCAAAAAACTGCCGCTTTTGAAATTGTCGATGTCCTCGGCCAAGCCCCCGATTGGCTTTGTATCCCCGTGGGCAATGCGGGTAACATCACTGCTTACTGGATGGGTTTCTGTCAATACAAAGAATTGGGCAAAGGCGATCGCCTCCCCCGTATGATGGGCTTCCAAGCCGCCCGTTCCGCCCCCTTTATTGAAGGTCACCCTATCAGTCACCCTGAAACCCTGGCCACCGCCATTCGCATTGGCAATCCTGCTAACTGGGAAAAAGCCTGGGCCGCCTCCAAAGCCAGTAATGGGGAATTTCACCCCGTCACCGACGCCGAAATCTTAGAAGCCTATCGCATCCTAGCCGCTGAAGAAGGGGTCTTTTGTGAACCCGCCAGTGCTGCTTCCGTGGCCGGTTTGTTGAAACGGAAAGATGAAGTCCCCGCCGGAGCCACGGTGGTTTGTGTGCTCACTGGCAACGGTTTGAAAGATCCAGATTGTGCGGTCAATAACAGCGGCAATGAAGTTAAGGCTGGGTTAAAACCAGATTTAGATGTAGTTGCTAAGGCCATGGGCTTTTGA
- the tilS gene encoding tRNA lysidine(34) synthetase TilS → MVWTLLHSRLHQCLQKRFSELKASRILVAVSGGQDSLCLLHLLNDLTKQWQWHLAVAHCDHHWPTDEGIADHVKRLAQGYKLTYFQRDAQDLPQTEAAARHWRYQALTAIAKAENFPVVMTGHTQSDRAETLLFNLVRGSGSDGLQSLDWVRNLDVCKTDNPKIKLIRPLLEISRQETGDFCQEQKLPVWEDMLNNKLTYSRNRIRQELIPYLQKNFNHQVEKNLAQTVELLTAEVTYLEQISEEIYQTLVQSDQKSLDRRLLSQQPLALQRRIIRQFLQSCQSSAVNFEQIEQIVNLINAPNRSQTSSLPKQGIVRVEGDFLRYLNY, encoded by the coding sequence ATGGTTTGGACATTACTGCATAGTCGGCTCCATCAATGCTTGCAAAAGCGATTTTCCGAATTAAAAGCAAGTCGCATCCTCGTAGCTGTATCGGGGGGACAAGACTCACTCTGTTTACTGCATCTCCTTAACGATTTAACCAAGCAATGGCAGTGGCATTTGGCTGTAGCCCACTGTGACCACCATTGGCCCACCGATGAAGGTATTGCGGATCACGTAAAGCGCCTAGCCCAAGGTTATAAATTAACCTATTTCCAACGGGATGCCCAAGATTTACCCCAAACGGAAGCGGCGGCCCGCCATTGGCGTTACCAGGCCCTAACGGCGATCGCCAAAGCAGAAAATTTTCCAGTGGTAATGACGGGGCATACCCAGAGCGATCGGGCAGAAACACTACTTTTTAATCTAGTGCGGGGTAGTGGCAGTGACGGTTTGCAGTCTCTAGATTGGGTTAGGAATTTAGATGTGTGTAAAACAGATAACCCAAAGATTAAGTTAATTCGACCTCTCTTGGAAATTAGTCGTCAAGAAACGGGGGATTTTTGCCAGGAACAAAAGTTACCAGTGTGGGAAGATATGCTTAATAACAAATTAACCTATAGTCGTAATCGTATTCGGCAAGAATTGATTCCTTACTTGCAAAAAAACTTCAATCACCAAGTGGAAAAAAACTTAGCCCAAACTGTGGAATTATTAACAGCAGAAGTAACTTATTTAGAACAAATTAGTGAAGAAATTTATCAAACCCTTGTCCAATCGGATCAAAAAAGCCTAGACCGTCGTCTGCTCAGTCAACAACCGTTAGCTTTGCAACGGCGCATTATTCGCCAGTTTTTACAATCTTGTCAATCTAGTGCAGTGAATTTTGAGCAGATCGAACAGATTGTGAATTTAATTAATGCCCCTAACCGTTCCCAAACTTCCTCTCTACCAAAGCAAGGAATAGTGAGGGTGGAAGGGGATTTTTTAAGGTATCTAAACTATTGA
- a CDS encoding FkbM family methyltransferase: MPNNNPRANTLLSSPFFRRCSDNFFNLVGNLLTPSWDSRLLGIRQLDIQTIIDIGANKGQFAEKMRRYFPQAQIFAFEPLPLPYQQLQQWGDRQQSRVRTFNLALGDRVNELEINSHVLFTASSSLLPTTALCESLYPMVREQEKIIVHQSTLDREMAQFERKLLPELLVKIDVQGYEDRVIQGGKKTLGQAKACILEISLDGLYEGQCQFRDIFPLLDNLGLRYAGNLDQVVAADGHVRYLNALFLRPD; the protein is encoded by the coding sequence ATGCCAAATAACAACCCCAGAGCCAATACGCTACTGAGTAGTCCTTTTTTTCGCCGTTGTAGTGATAATTTTTTTAACTTGGTGGGCAATTTACTGACCCCGAGTTGGGACAGTCGACTGTTGGGAATCAGGCAGTTAGATATCCAAACTATTATCGACATTGGGGCCAACAAGGGACAATTTGCCGAGAAAATGCGCCGTTATTTTCCCCAAGCCCAAATTTTTGCTTTTGAACCTTTGCCCCTCCCCTACCAACAACTCCAGCAATGGGGCGATCGCCAGCAAAGCCGGGTTCGTACTTTCAATTTGGCCCTCGGTGATCGGGTGAATGAGTTGGAAATTAATAGCCATGTGCTGTTTACCGCTTCTTCATCCCTCTTGCCAACCACGGCGCTTTGCGAAAGTTTGTATCCTATGGTGCGGGAGCAGGAAAAAATTATCGTCCACCAATCAACCCTTGATAGGGAAATGGCACAATTTGAAAGAAAATTACTGCCGGAATTATTGGTAAAAATCGATGTACAGGGTTATGAAGACCGAGTAATTCAGGGCGGAAAAAAAACTTTGGGTCAAGCCAAGGCCTGTATTTTAGAAATTTCCCTAGATGGCCTGTATGAGGGACAATGCCAATTTCGAGATATTTTCCCACTGTTGGACAATCTCGGACTACGCTATGCTGGCAACTTGGATCAAGTGGTCGCTGCCGATGGCCATGTTCGCTATCTCAATGCCCTCTTTTTACGTCCTGATTAA